The following proteins are encoded in a genomic region of Terriglobales bacterium:
- a CDS encoding slipin family protein, whose product MDYLIPAIAIIVGLYVISSIKILAEYERGVIFRLGRLLSTAKGPGVILVFAPIDRIVRVSLRQEALEVPPQDIITRDNVTLKVNAVIFLRVIDPNKAVVEVSNYVYQTSQFAQTTLRSVLGEVELDELLSHREKLNLRIQTILDQHTAPWGVKVVNVEVKQVDLPESMLRAMAKQAEAEREKRSKIIHAEGEFSAAQRLADAAQVLSTQPMTLQLRYLQTLTEIGVEKNTTIVFPLPIELMSSLNKILEAHAQTVKSAQS is encoded by the coding sequence TTGGACTACCTAATTCCGGCAATCGCAATCATCGTTGGGCTCTACGTGATTAGTTCGATCAAGATTCTGGCGGAGTACGAACGCGGAGTTATCTTCCGTCTCGGACGCCTGCTGAGCACTGCCAAGGGTCCGGGCGTGATCCTGGTCTTCGCTCCGATTGATCGCATCGTGCGCGTCTCACTTCGACAGGAAGCCCTCGAGGTTCCACCCCAGGACATCATTACTCGTGACAACGTCACGCTGAAAGTAAACGCGGTCATCTTTCTGCGCGTGATCGATCCGAATAAGGCGGTGGTTGAGGTCTCGAATTACGTCTATCAGACCTCCCAATTCGCGCAGACGACTCTGCGGTCGGTCCTCGGCGAAGTCGAACTTGATGAACTCCTATCGCATCGCGAGAAGCTAAATCTGCGAATTCAGACGATTCTCGATCAGCACACGGCGCCCTGGGGTGTGAAAGTCGTCAACGTAGAGGTCAAGCAAGTCGATCTGCCTGAGAGCATGCTTCGCGCCATGGCTAAGCAAGCCGAGGCTGAGCGCGAAAAGCGGTCGAAGATCATTCACGCCGAAGGCGAGTTCTCAGCCGCGCAGCGGCTCGCGGACGCCGCACAGGTTTTGTCAACTCAGCCGATGACGCTGCAACTTCGCTATCTGCAGACTTTGACTGAGATCGGCGTTGAGAAGAACACGACCATCGTGTTCCCACTGCCGATTGAGCTGATGAGCAGCCTGAACAAGATTTTGGAAGCGCACGCGCAAACTGTTAAGTCTGCGCAATCGTAG
- a CDS encoding tetratricopeptide repeat protein — protein MQSSNAPKETPDFAATSNRTVLILPFHNDSKAPGLEWIGEAFSEVLGQRMQSPSIFVISREDRLYAFDRVGIPASTQLSRATLLRIAEQMGVDYVVLGNYNYDGNSFSSKAQLLDMRRLHLSPFVVESGSLLQLIDIQAATAWDLMHVIQTELAATKQDFIADTKDIRLDALENYVRGVVATSNTEKIRRLKEAVRLNPNYSVAILALGKTYFDQRDYSSAVVWLAKIPQSDKHAAEANFFLGLAAYYSGNVDRAAEAFKVVADRFPLTEVYNNLGVAEARRNKYGSLDYLKKAVAADPTEPDYHFNLALSLARIGDKQAAVRELKETLSLRPSDTEARNYLQTLTISSASSSRPPLERIKRNYDEASFRQLAFVMENAEEAQMANSDPKKHAAMHVDQGRQRLSQGFYEEARDHFRRALALDPQNSDARLGLANAQIALNDLAGARSELERSLHDRPTPDAYVALAQLHLKENKLDAANQDLAQALRLEPANSSALQLRQQVTSRLDTPPRAKQ, from the coding sequence ATGCAATCGTCAAATGCGCCGAAGGAGACTCCGGACTTCGCGGCCACGAGCAACCGGACAGTGCTCATCCTGCCATTTCACAATGATTCGAAGGCGCCCGGACTGGAGTGGATCGGCGAAGCCTTTTCTGAAGTGCTGGGACAGCGCATGCAGTCTCCGTCCATCTTTGTGATCAGCCGGGAAGATCGCCTCTACGCGTTCGATAGAGTCGGAATCCCCGCTAGCACACAACTATCTCGCGCCACGTTGCTGAGAATCGCTGAGCAGATGGGCGTCGACTATGTCGTGCTGGGCAACTACAACTACGATGGCAATTCTTTCTCGTCGAAAGCTCAGTTGCTGGATATGCGCCGGCTGCACTTGTCGCCATTCGTCGTCGAATCGGGATCGTTGCTGCAGTTGATCGACATTCAGGCCGCGACTGCATGGGACCTGATGCATGTCATCCAGACGGAACTTGCAGCCACCAAGCAGGACTTCATCGCGGACACAAAGGATATCCGTTTGGATGCGCTCGAGAACTACGTACGTGGAGTTGTGGCCACGAGCAACACCGAGAAGATCCGGCGTCTGAAAGAAGCAGTGCGCCTGAATCCAAACTACAGCGTAGCCATTCTCGCGTTAGGAAAAACCTACTTCGACCAGCGTGATTACTCCTCTGCCGTCGTTTGGCTAGCAAAAATTCCGCAGTCGGATAAACATGCCGCGGAGGCGAACTTCTTTCTGGGATTGGCCGCGTACTACAGCGGCAACGTAGATCGCGCCGCGGAGGCCTTCAAAGTTGTGGCCGACAGATTTCCACTCACTGAGGTTTACAACAACCTAGGTGTGGCTGAAGCTAGACGAAACAAGTACGGCTCGCTGGACTATCTGAAAAAAGCAGTGGCAGCGGATCCGACGGAACCGGACTATCACTTTAACCTTGCCCTATCGCTTGCCCGAATCGGCGATAAGCAAGCAGCAGTCCGCGAATTGAAGGAGACGCTGAGCCTTCGGCCCTCAGACACCGAAGCCAGGAATTACCTGCAAACGCTAACGATATCGAGTGCGTCTTCGAGTCGCCCGCCGCTTGAACGAATCAAGCGCAACTATGACGAGGCGTCGTTCAGGCAGCTTGCTTTTGTCATGGAGAATGCGGAAGAAGCGCAGATGGCAAACTCCGATCCAAAGAAGCATGCGGCCATGCATGTAGATCAGGGAAGGCAGCGCTTGTCGCAAGGCTTCTACGAGGAAGCCCGCGACCACTTCCGCAGAGCGCTCGCCCTCGATCCGCAGAATTCCGACGCGCGCTTGGGATTGGCGAATGCGCAAATCGCGCTGAACGACTTGGCAGGCGCTCGTTCCGAATTGGAACGATCGCTGCATGACCGGCCAACTCCGGATGCCTATGTTGCTCTCGCCCAGCTACATCTTAAAGAGAACAAGCTGGACGCCGCTAATCAGGACCTGGCACAGGCACTTCGCCTCGAGCCAGCCAACAGTTCCGCCCTGCAACTGAGACAACAAGTTACCTCCCGGCTCGACACCCCGCCGAGGGCCAAGCAATGA
- a CDS encoding ATP-binding protein, which produces MPNNDSQFRTITRAGAMLSVLLGAIVLSGWLFEIAFLKSIVPGHICMKANTAIGFVCGGLALLFLVRSDSFKKLRYPAALLSLTTLMIGLFTLAEYLLHRDLKLDELFFLDRTELIYPGRIAYITAINFCATGIALLLLNRSRRALKAAQLLASFVGLSALLTIIGYLYRVPLLYGSSRYASMGLHTGLGFLVLAISILAYSPYQGFMAVLTTARPSGWLARKLLAAAIVFPFVLGLLAIRTSTMVGDVRFIVAALVIAQILLFAGLIWISASRLDRSEAEEEVAKGALAASERMLQQSQKMEAIGLLAGGVAHDFNNLLNVILGYSELLLTDPDTSEMQRRKIEKIRKAGDTASGLTRQLLAFGRKQVLQPKALDLNEIIGNPDGFLHRLVKDDISLSTSLYPGLLAIMADPVQVEQILLNLVINACDAMPNGGKLHIETENVVVEEPSAPKLGVTPGPFVRLTITDTGTGMDDETRGHLFEPFYTTKAVGKGSGLGLATVYGIIKQSGGYIEVDSKVGRGTSFQIYLPATRLAASRELPAPNLAQSRGGATILVVEDSEPLRDLIFETLETMGYTALMAPDGHQAMRICTQFSGTIDLLLTDVMMPKMKGPEVMRRVKQMRPDIGVLFMSGYTNDVTLRHGVSNADVSFIQKPFSSTELTHKLREALARAQDRSTLRQRLGLEMERRAASLRAEKT; this is translated from the coding sequence ATGCCCAACAATGATTCCCAATTTAGGACCATCACGCGCGCAGGCGCGATGTTGTCGGTCCTTCTGGGCGCCATAGTTTTGTCTGGCTGGCTCTTCGAGATAGCCTTCCTGAAGAGCATTGTTCCTGGACACATCTGCATGAAGGCGAACACCGCGATTGGCTTTGTTTGCGGTGGACTCGCGCTCCTCTTTTTGGTTCGGTCCGATTCTTTCAAGAAGCTCCGCTATCCCGCCGCTTTGCTTTCATTGACCACGCTGATGATCGGCCTGTTCACACTGGCTGAATACCTGCTTCACCGCGATCTGAAGCTCGACGAATTGTTCTTTCTCGATCGCACTGAACTCATCTATCCGGGGCGAATTGCTTACATTACGGCGATTAATTTCTGCGCCACAGGCATTGCGCTGCTCCTGCTCAACCGAAGCAGGCGGGCACTCAAAGCGGCGCAACTGCTGGCGAGTTTCGTTGGGCTGAGCGCGCTTCTAACGATTATTGGATATCTGTATCGAGTTCCGTTGCTGTACGGTTCGTCTCGATATGCCTCGATGGGACTGCATACAGGCCTCGGCTTTCTAGTTCTGGCGATTTCGATTCTGGCCTACAGTCCTTATCAAGGTTTCATGGCGGTGCTGACCACCGCGCGTCCTTCTGGATGGCTAGCGCGCAAGCTGCTCGCTGCCGCTATAGTTTTCCCCTTCGTGCTGGGACTCCTCGCGATTCGCACTTCCACGATGGTTGGTGACGTACGATTCATTGTTGCCGCCCTCGTTATCGCGCAGATCCTCCTCTTCGCCGGGTTGATATGGATCTCTGCATCACGGCTCGACCGGTCAGAGGCAGAAGAAGAAGTCGCGAAGGGCGCGTTAGCAGCATCGGAACGAATGCTGCAGCAGTCGCAAAAAATGGAGGCGATCGGGCTGCTTGCCGGCGGGGTGGCCCACGACTTCAACAACCTGCTCAACGTGATTCTCGGTTACAGCGAGCTGCTCCTCACGGACCCCGATACTTCAGAAATGCAGCGCAGAAAGATCGAAAAAATAAGGAAAGCGGGCGACACTGCAAGCGGACTCACGCGACAACTGCTGGCCTTTGGCCGAAAGCAGGTTTTGCAGCCCAAGGCACTCGACCTCAACGAGATCATCGGCAATCCGGATGGATTCCTGCACCGTCTCGTCAAGGACGACATTTCCTTGTCGACCTCGTTGTATCCAGGTCTGTTGGCCATCATGGCTGACCCTGTTCAGGTCGAGCAGATATTGCTAAACCTGGTAATCAACGCGTGCGATGCCATGCCGAACGGCGGCAAGCTTCACATTGAAACCGAAAACGTGGTTGTCGAGGAGCCATCGGCTCCTAAATTGGGCGTGACGCCCGGGCCGTTTGTCCGTCTCACCATCACCGACACCGGAACGGGTATGGACGATGAAACTCGAGGTCACCTCTTTGAGCCGTTTTATACCACCAAGGCTGTGGGCAAAGGCTCCGGATTGGGCTTGGCAACGGTATACGGCATCATCAAGCAAAGCGGCGGATACATCGAAGTGGATAGCAAGGTCGGCCGCGGAACCAGCTTTCAGATCTATCTGCCTGCTACTCGATTGGCCGCCTCTCGAGAATTGCCGGCCCCAAACCTCGCACAGAGCCGTGGTGGTGCGACGATTCTTGTAGTCGAGGACTCCGAGCCACTGAGAGATCTAATCTTCGAGACCTTGGAAACGATGGGATACACCGCCCTGATGGCCCCAGACGGTCATCAGGCAATGCGCATTTGCACTCAATTCAGCGGCACCATTGACCTCCTTCTGACCGACGTCATGATGCCCAAAATGAAGGGGCCAGAGGTGATGCGGCGGGTAAAGCAGATGCGGCCCGACATCGGTGTGCTCTTTATGTCCGGCTATACCAACGACGTAACGCTGCGCCACGGCGTCTCCAATGCTGACGTTTCGTTCATCCAAAAGCCATTTAGTTCCACCGAGTTAACTCACAAACTTCGCGAAGCGCTCGCACGCGCACAGGACCGCAGTACGCTCCGTCAACGTCTAGGATTGGAGATGGAGCGACGTGCGGCTTCGTTGCGAGCTGAGAAGACTTAA
- a CDS encoding nodulation protein NfeD: MTRRIRSWRLSLLLLVLASVSAHADVVRVVIDGTINPVSAEYIERGLARADDQHAQALLIEIRTPGGLSDSTRDIIAKMLASPVPVIVYVYPTGSRSASAGFYILEAADVAAMAPGTNTGAAHPVLMGVTMDPVMKEKLENDSAAFIRSYVAKRGRNVEVAESAVRQSKSFTDQEALQQHLIDYVAKDSSDLLKQTDGRTVTRFDGRTQVLHTTGAQITDYHMSVKEQILSFLMDPNIAFLILMIGLAAIYAEFNHPGAIVPGVVGIIFVVLAVFALNLLPIRFAGVALILTSFILFALEAKFSTHGALGVGGIAVMILGALLLVDGPIPQMRIQPITAFAVSITFGLLTIFLVNIAVRARRGKVVTGEKGLMGELGTAQTPLRPEGKVFVHGEIWNAYCPSGAEPGQPVRVTGIHDLVLTVEPVSVGVPAGSTLK, translated from the coding sequence ATGACGCGCAGAATCCGCTCGTGGCGATTGTCGCTTTTACTCCTCGTGCTCGCCTCTGTATCGGCGCACGCCGACGTAGTCCGAGTAGTCATCGACGGAACCATCAATCCAGTTTCGGCCGAATACATCGAACGAGGCCTGGCCCGAGCCGACGACCAGCATGCGCAGGCTTTGCTGATCGAAATCCGAACTCCTGGTGGACTCAGCGATTCTACGCGCGACATTATCGCCAAAATGCTCGCGTCGCCGGTTCCTGTGATTGTGTATGTTTACCCGACCGGAAGCAGATCGGCCTCTGCAGGCTTCTACATTCTGGAAGCCGCTGACGTTGCTGCGATGGCTCCCGGTACCAACACGGGAGCCGCCCATCCCGTGTTGATGGGTGTCACCATGGATCCCGTGATGAAGGAGAAGCTGGAAAACGATTCTGCCGCTTTCATCCGCTCTTACGTAGCCAAGCGCGGTCGCAACGTTGAGGTTGCTGAGAGTGCAGTCCGGCAATCGAAATCATTCACCGACCAGGAAGCGCTGCAACAGCACCTGATCGACTATGTGGCGAAGGATTCTTCCGATCTTCTCAAGCAAACCGACGGTAGGACGGTGACTCGTTTTGACGGGCGAACACAAGTTCTGCACACTACGGGAGCACAAATCACGGACTACCACATGTCGGTAAAGGAACAGATCCTCTCGTTCCTGATGGATCCGAATATTGCCTTTCTCATCCTGATGATTGGCCTGGCTGCAATCTATGCCGAGTTCAATCATCCGGGCGCGATCGTTCCTGGGGTGGTGGGGATCATCTTCGTCGTCCTGGCGGTTTTCGCGCTCAATCTGCTGCCCATCCGCTTTGCAGGCGTGGCGCTCATCCTGACTTCGTTCATCCTGTTCGCTTTGGAGGCAAAGTTTTCCACGCACGGCGCGCTCGGGGTAGGCGGCATTGCAGTGATGATCCTTGGCGCTCTGTTGCTAGTAGATGGACCCATCCCACAGATGCGAATCCAGCCAATTACCGCGTTTGCGGTCAGCATCACTTTTGGGCTGCTCACGATCTTCCTGGTGAATATCGCGGTGCGAGCCCGCCGGGGCAAGGTCGTTACCGGCGAAAAAGGCCTGATGGGAGAACTGGGGACGGCACAAACGCCCCTTCGGCCAGAGGGAAAGGTGTTCGTGCATGGCGAGATCTGGAACGCTTATTGTCCTTCCGGCGCGGAGCCAGGCCAACCGGTCCGCGTAACCGGCATCCATGACCTCGTCCTTACCGTAGAACCTGTCTCAGTGGGTGTACCCGCTGGTTCCACTCTGAAATAG
- a CDS encoding PilT/PilU family type 4a pilus ATPase, producing MATTPTTAPTAPQPAAAIPTPALITAMVKFNAKVSDLIISPHRPPQVELGGQLVVVPGLPVLSAQDTARLAADLIGTNKRAADFLRNDGACDTSYSIPDLARFRVNVFRQRGTYAVVMRTIPMVIPSFEDLKLPPQLKDVAALKNGIVLVTGPTGSGKSSTLAAIIRLINETKAYHIVTIEDPIEFMHPHGKSTIHQRELHSDTPTFALALRAALRQAPKVILVGEMRDRETIEIAMTASETGHLVFSTLHTIDAPKTVERIIGEFPVSEQTAIRNRLAQSFRYIVSQRLLARKDGHGRIAAIEILKSTMRTRDYVQNGEKDGQSLHDAMKDGELEGMQHFDGVLEKMVRDGIITKAAAIGYATNAGNLNLSLSDYEETEA from the coding sequence ATGGCGACTACGCCGACGACTGCCCCAACCGCTCCTCAGCCCGCTGCTGCGATCCCCACTCCCGCATTGATTACGGCAATGGTGAAGTTCAATGCCAAAGTCAGCGACTTGATCATCTCGCCGCATCGTCCTCCGCAAGTTGAATTGGGTGGACAGTTGGTGGTCGTGCCCGGACTTCCCGTCCTCTCGGCGCAAGATACTGCGAGACTGGCCGCTGACCTCATTGGAACGAACAAGCGTGCCGCAGACTTTCTAAGAAACGACGGGGCTTGCGATACCTCATACAGCATTCCCGATTTGGCACGATTTCGCGTCAACGTTTTTCGTCAGCGGGGAACGTACGCGGTTGTCATGCGCACGATTCCGATGGTGATTCCGTCTTTCGAAGACCTTAAGCTGCCGCCGCAACTGAAGGACGTTGCGGCGCTTAAGAACGGAATCGTCCTGGTGACTGGTCCTACAGGTTCGGGAAAGTCTTCCACACTCGCAGCCATCATTCGCCTCATCAATGAGACCAAGGCGTATCACATCGTCACCATCGAAGATCCGATTGAGTTCATGCACCCGCATGGCAAGTCGACGATTCATCAGCGCGAGTTGCACAGCGATACGCCTACATTTGCGCTAGCCTTGCGGGCAGCCCTGCGCCAGGCTCCAAAGGTGATTCTCGTTGGCGAGATGCGCGACCGCGAAACCATCGAGATCGCCATGACAGCGTCCGAAACCGGTCACCTGGTGTTTTCGACCTTGCACACGATCGACGCTCCGAAGACCGTGGAGCGCATTATTGGAGAGTTTCCGGTAAGTGAGCAGACCGCCATCCGTAACCGACTGGCGCAATCGTTCCGCTACATCGTTTCTCAACGCCTGCTGGCACGCAAAGACGGCCATGGACGCATTGCCGCTATCGAGATTCTCAAGTCCACCATGCGTACGCGTGATTACGTTCAGAATGGCGAGAAGGATGGGCAGTCGCTACACGACGCAATGAAAGACGGCGAACTCGAAGGCATGCAGCACTTCGACGGCGTGCTGGAGAAGATGGTCCGCGACGGCATCATCACCAAGGCCGCGGCCATCGGCTACGCAACAAATGCCGGCAACCTGAACCTTTCCCTCTCCGATTACGAAGAGACCGAAGCCTAG
- a CDS encoding response regulator, whose amino-acid sequence MPGARILCVDDDPRINELNEIVLARAGYEVATAESPTDALNRLKTETFDLVITDLFPQSPRDSAFVANLRCLDPEMPVILVTGNHNPPPEILRQADAFVVKAYSLNALTDSVREVLIRSKLRRIG is encoded by the coding sequence ATGCCTGGCGCCCGAATTCTGTGCGTAGATGATGATCCACGTATCAACGAACTCAATGAGATCGTTCTCGCCCGGGCGGGATATGAAGTGGCAACCGCCGAATCTCCCACGGATGCCCTTAACCGCCTGAAAACAGAGACTTTCGATCTCGTAATCACCGACCTCTTCCCGCAGTCTCCCAGAGATTCCGCCTTTGTGGCGAACCTTCGCTGCCTTGATCCTGAGATGCCGGTGATTCTGGTCACAGGCAACCACAACCCTCCACCGGAAATACTCAGACAAGCGGACGCATTTGTTGTAAAAGCCTATTCGCTAAACGCCCTCACTGATTCAGTCCGTGAGGTGCTCATACGGAGCAAATTGAGGCGCATTGGGTAG
- a CDS encoding SPOR domain-containing protein, which yields MSEQQDTEIILGTGKLLAIFFVLVAICGTFFGLGYALGRNSGPMALQNGTATAANPSGAKTGAGVTVSSPRVVAASTPDVSASSQAEQAPPVQSPVANDETSSANTQSGPTVSSPTAANTKPPTTPESESAPSGNITVQVAAVTKQEDADVLVAALRRKNYPVFVAPGTNVDNLYHVQVGPFAELKDAEAIKSKLAGDGYNAIVKK from the coding sequence ATGTCGGAACAGCAGGATACAGAAATCATATTGGGAACGGGAAAATTGCTGGCCATTTTCTTCGTTCTCGTGGCAATTTGCGGAACTTTTTTTGGCCTGGGTTACGCGCTGGGCCGAAACTCGGGTCCCATGGCGCTCCAGAACGGAACTGCCACGGCTGCGAATCCGTCCGGCGCCAAGACTGGCGCGGGTGTTACGGTGAGCTCTCCGCGAGTGGTAGCCGCCTCTACTCCCGACGTCAGCGCAAGTTCGCAGGCGGAGCAGGCGCCTCCAGTGCAGTCGCCAGTAGCTAATGATGAGACCTCATCGGCCAATACTCAGTCAGGACCGACGGTGTCGTCGCCTACAGCAGCTAACACGAAACCACCGACCACCCCCGAGTCGGAGTCGGCTCCTAGTGGCAATATCACGGTGCAAGTTGCAGCGGTCACTAAGCAAGAAGACGCGGACGTCCTAGTCGCGGCTCTGCGCAGAAAGAACTATCCCGTGTTCGTTGCTCCGGGAACGAATGTCGACAACCTTTACCACGTACAGGTTGGACCATTCGCGGAATTGAAGGACGCTGAAGCAATCAAGAGCAAGCTCGCAGGCGATGGATACAACGCGATAGTCAAGAAGTAG